From one Pagrus major chromosome 21, Pma_NU_1.0 genomic stretch:
- the LOC141016868 gene encoding semaphorin-6B-like → MCVAAMGTVAPPLAFLLLLLQLADGSFPEEPSPLSYVPVEVVRRYPVFLGRAHRSAQRQELHIQTVLQVNRTLYIGARDDLYRVELDNMAGDEMFYSKKRTWESNKNDIRVCRMKGKHEGECRNFIKVLLSQHGGLFVCGTNAFNPLCANYTRDTLEMVGEPVSGMARCPYDPRHANVALFADGSLFTGTVTDFLAIDAVIYRSLGDSPALRTVKHDSKWFREPYFVSSMEWGPHIYFFFREMAMEFHHLEKVMVSRVARVCKADLGGSQRVLEKQWTTFLKARLNCSVPGDSHFYFNLLHATSDIIHMQGRDVILGLFSTPPNSIPGSAVCVFDMQQLAHVFEGRFKEQKSPESIWTPVPDEAVPKPRPGGCAVQGSRFSTSTTLPDEVLNFVKTHPLMDETVPLLGHRPWVVKTMGRYQLTAMVVDTEAGPHKNRTVLFLGSTRGTILKFLMVPSGDSVSLSSVFLEEVEGFNPEKCGEDSPQARQLLSLSLDRSSHTLLLAFPSCLVRVPTSRCHLHSRCMKSCLASRDPYCGWTRGSTCSFLRPGTRLPFQQDVEYGNTTSHLGDCDGILQQSLLIEPESLVSLNLLVASAVSAFTIGAALSGLAVCWIMAHKPTNRRHANTTQSAIQRRERGLLSNGGGMGGSVLSVTRQGGGERPCTQSGETLFVMPNGWVKSGELDPGFLPTPEHTPQQKRRGLRLSDSNSGGWDTSQTYLGGGSVGLGSPCRIPPSVYLTTRLFQQGGGGRHGCEGRGNDTPRQHYVCLSKQEKGMKGTPKAPLRKSAGEYVYPMTPQDSPERRRVVSAPSAPMEYGEPLPLRWPAPEGYILSSHGMVPVPMPPPSMPAPSGQSYVSQQHTPGLTRALLRGALERGELGELVDLSQLMSKKNCSDRTQTGQ, encoded by the exons atgtgtgttgctGCCATGGGGACCGTGGCTCCTCCCCTCGcatttctcctcctgctgcttcaaCTGGCTGATGGCTCATTCCCCGAGGAACCCAGTCCTCTCAGCTACGTCCCCGTAGAGG TTGTGCGGAGGTATCCGGTGTTCCTGGGCAGAGCTCATCGTTCAGCTCAGAGACAGGAGCTGCACATCCAGACGGTCCTCCAAGTCAACCGCACGCTCTACATAGGAGCCAG AGATGACTTGTACAGAGTGGAGCTGGATAACATGGCGGGTGATGAGATGTTCTACAGCAAG AAACGGACGTgggaatccaataaaaacgaCATCCGAGTGTGCAGGATGAAGGGCAAACACGAG ggaGAGTGCCGTAATTTCATCAAGGTTCTGCTCAGCCAGCATGGTGGTCTGTTTGTATGTGGAACAAACGCCTTCAACCCGCTCTGTGCCAACTACACT AGAGACACTCTAGAAATGGTGGGAGAGCCTGTCAGTGGGATGGCACGCTGCCCATATGATCCTCGCCACGCCAACGTGGCTTTATTTGCAG ATGGAAGTCTCTTTACCGGCACTGTGACAGACTTCCTGGCCATCGACGCCGTGATCTATCGCAGCCTCGGCGACAGCCCCGCCCTCCGCACAGTCAAACACGACTCCAAATGGTTCAGAG AGCCGTACTTTGTGAGCTCCATGGAGTGGGGGCCtcatatttatttcttcttcagaGAGATGGCCATGGAGTTTCATCATCTAGAGAAG GTGATGGTGTCCCGTGTGGCTCGTGTGTGCAAAGCAGACCTGGGCGGCTCTCAGCGCGTCCTCGAGAAACAGTGGACCACGTTCCTGAAGGCGAGGCTCAACTGCTCCGTCCCGGGAGATTCGCACTTCTACTTCAACCTCTTACACGCCACGAGCGACATCATCCACATGCAGGGACGAGACGTCATCCTCGGTCTCTTCTCCACGCCACCAAACAG CATCCCCGGCTctgcggtgtgtgtgtttgacatgcAGCAGCTCGCTCATGTCTTCGAGGGTCGGTTTAAAGAGCAGAAATCCCCCGAGTCTATTTGGACTCCTGTACCGGACGAAGCGGTGCCTAAACCGAG ACCAGGGGGATGTGCAGTGCAGGGATCCAGATTTAGCACCTCTACCACGCTGCCGGACGAGGTGCTGAACTTTGTGAAGACCCACCCACTGATGGATGAGACCGTTCCACTCCTGGGGCACAGACCCTGGGTGGTCAAGACTATGGGACG GTACCAGCTGACAGCCATGGTGGTGGACACAGAAGCCGGCCCCCATAAGAACCGCACAGTGTTGTTCCTGGGCTCGACACGAGGAACCATCCTCAAGTTTCTAATGGTTCCCAGTGGAGATTCTGTCTCCCTCAGCAGCGTGTttctggaggaggtggaaggaTTCAACCCAGAGAA GTGTGGCGAGGACTCTCCTCAGGCTCGTCAGCTCTTGTCTCTGTCGCTGGACCGGTCCAGccacactctgctgctggcctTCCCCTCCTGTCTGGTCCGAGTGCCCACATCTCGCTGCCACCTGCACTCACGCTGCATGAA gagttGTCTTGCCTCCAGGGACCCATACTGTGGCTGGACCAGAGGCAGCACCTGCTCCTTCCTTAGACCAGGCACACG GCTGCCTTTTCAACAAGATGTGGAATATGGAAACACCACCTCCCATCTAGGAGATTGTGATG GAATTCTGCAGCAGAGTTTGCTGATTGAACCAGAGAGCTTGGTCTCCCTCAACTTGCTCGTGGCGTCTGCGGTCTCTGCGTTCACCATCGGGGCGGCGCTCTCCGGCCTCGCCGTCTGCTGGATCATGGCCCACAAGCCGACCAACCGTCGCCATGCCAACACCACCCAGTCCGCCATCCAGCGGCGGGAGAGAGGCCTGCTGAGTAACGGCGGCGGGATGGGAGGCTCCGTGCTCAGCGTGACGCGGCAGGGAGGAGGGGAGCGCCCCTGCACTCAGAGTGGGGAGACCCTGTTTGTCATGCCTAATGGCTGGGTGAAGTCTGGAGAGCTCGACCCGGGTTTCCTCCCCACCCCGGAGCACACACCCCAGCAGAAACGCAGAGGCCTCCGACTGTCTGACTCCAACTCCGGTGGGTGGGACACCAGCCAGACGTACCTCGGGGGAGGCTCCGTGGGTCTGGGTTCACCCTGCCGCATACCCCCCTCAGTCTACCTGACCACCAGACTCTTCCAGCAGGGGGGAGGCGGAAGACACGGCTGTGAGGGCCGGGGGAACGACACGCCACGCCAGCACTATGTCTGCCTGAGCAAGCAAGAAAAAGGAATGAAGGGGACGCCCAAGGCCCCTCTCAGGAAGTCTGCAGGAGAGTATGTTTACCCCATGACCCCCCAGGACTCCCCTGAGCGCCGGAGGGTGGTCTCAGCACCCAGCGCCCCCATGGAGTACGGCGAGCCACTGCCTTTGCGCTGGCCAGCCCCGGAAGGATACATCCTCAGCAGCCACGGCATGGTGCCCGTCCCCATGCCTCCACCCTCCATGCCCGCTCCCAGTGGCCAATCTTACGTGTCCCAGCAACACACCCCCGGGCTGACCAGGGCTCTGCTGAGAGGGGCCCTGGAGCGAGGGGAGCTGGGCGAGCTGGTGGATCTCAGCCAGCTGATGAGTAAGAAGAACTGCAGTGACAGGACTCAGACTGGCCAGTGA
- the LOC141017254 gene encoding alpha/beta hydrolase domain-containing protein 17A-like, with amino-acid sequence MNGLSIRELCCLFCCPPCPSRIAAKLAFLPPEPTYALLPDPDPGSGAGTGTAAGPTSGASVPSIGAPGLRSRLGTSSGSDRGGGGGGGGGGGGGGGGGGGGGGGVGGGGGGGGGGGGGGSSSTSTSTGAEGRWKLHLTERAEFQYSQRELDVTDVFLTRSSRGNRVGCMYIRCAPNARFTVLFSHGNAVDLGQMSSFYIGLGTRINCNIFSYDYSGYGVSTGKPSEKNLYADIDAAWHALRSRYGISPENIILYGQSIGTVPTVDLASRFECAAVVLHSPLTSGMRVAFPDTKKTYCFDAFPNIEKVSKIPSPVLIIHGTEDEVIDFSHGLALFERCPKAVEPLWVEGAGHNDIELYSQYLERLRRFINQDLAAQHA; translated from the exons ATGAACGGTCTGTCCATACGAGAGCTATGCTGCCTGTTCTGCTGCCCCCCATGCCCCAGCCGCATTGCAGCCAAACTGGCTTTCCTCCCTCCAGAGCCCACCTACGCCCTTCTCCCTGACCCAGATCCAGGTTCTGGAGCTGGAACTGGAACTGCTGCTGGACCCACCTCTGGGGCTTCTGTGCCTTCTATCGGAGCCCCAGGACTGCGTTCCCGGCTCGGCACTAGTAGTGGAAGTGaccgaggaggtggaggaggaggcggaggaggaggtggaggcggcggcggtggaggtggaggaggtggagggggagtaggaggaggaggaggtggtggtggtggtggtggtggtggtggtagcaGCAGCACTAGCACTAGCACTGGGGCTGAAGGCAGGTGGAAGCTTCATCTCACAGAGAGAGCGGAGTTCCAATATTCACAGCGAGAGCTGGATGTGACGGATGTGTTCCTGACCAGATCTAGCCGAGGGAACAGGGTGGGATGCATGTACATTCGCTGTGCCCCCAATGCCAG GTTCACAGTGTTGTTTTCCCATGGCAATGCAGTAGACCTGGGCCAGATGAGCAGCTTCTATATCGGCTTAGGCACACGCATCAACTGCAACATCTTTTCCTATGATTACTCAGGCTACGGTGTTAGCACCGGCAAGCCCTCTGAGAAGAACCTTTATGCTGACATTGATGCTGCCTGGCACGCCCTGCGCTCCCG GTACGGCATCAGCCCTGAGAATATCATCCTGTACGGACAGAGCATCGGCACTGTGCCCACTGTGGACTTGGCATCACGGTTTGAGTGCGCTGCTGTGGTCCTCCactctcctctcacctctgGCATGAGAGTGGCCTTCCCCGACACCAAGAAAACCTACTGCTTTGATGCCTTCCCTAA CATAGAGAAAGTGTCAAAGATCCCGTCTCCAGTGCTCATCATCCACGGTACAGAGGACGAGGTGATCGACTTCTCTCACGGCCTCGCCCTGTTCGAGCGCTGCCCCAAGGCCGTGGAGCCCCTCTGGGTGGAGGGAGCCGGTCACAACGACATTGAGCTTTACAGTCAGTACCTGGAGAGGCTACGGCGCTTCATCAACCAGGACCTGGCTGCACAGCACGCCTGA